A single region of the Montipora capricornis isolate CH-2021 chromosome 13, ASM3666992v2, whole genome shotgun sequence genome encodes:
- the LOC138030491 gene encoding uncharacterized protein: protein MNRTAEERCLLEEKKVVVAGLVTPIDGESNNLFDRFSSWFQLKKCVAWVLRYKSRLRCAVNKRKRGETIVVAPAGKIEPLDVSEIEDAERAIIKATQSARFHDELTSLSSLQKVVKKSSGIFKLDPILVDGIIRVGGRLRNSEIEPDAKHPVFLPKDHHVSHLIIRHYHRVSGHSGIEHTLSLIRQKYWITQGRASVHRLLSSCFDCRKRQAPLGQQKMASLPPDRVNPSEPPFSYVGVDCFGPLEVHLGRSLVKRYGVLFTCLSIRAIHIEVVHSLDTDSFINALRGFIARRGQPLQMRSDNGGNFVRGERELREAVDEWNQMKIHSFLLSNNIKWIFNPPAASHHGGVWERYIRTTRKVMKALLKEQPLNDEGLLTLLAEVESIINGRPITKVSDDPKNSNAVTPNHLLLLRSGTSLPPGLFVKGYNYSRRRWRQVQYLADVFWRRWLREYLPALQERQKWGAAKRNFAVNDIVLVFDDTVPRSSWPLG, encoded by the coding sequence ATGAATCGAACAGCAGAAGAACGTTGTTTACTTGAAGAAAAGAAGGTTGTTGTCGCTGGCCTGGTCACACCAATTGACGGGGAGAGTAACAATCTATTCGATCGTTTTTCCTCCTGGTTTCAACTAAAGAAATGCGTCGCTTGGGTGTTGAGATACAAGAGTCGTCTTCGGTGTGCTGTGAACAAACGGAAAAGAGGAGAAACAATAGTTGTCGCTCCCGCTGGGAAAATTGAACCTCTTGACGTTTCGGAAATTGAAGACGCCGAGAGGGCTATTATAAAGGCCACCCAATCTGCCCGTTTCCACGACGAATTAACATCATTATCCAGTTTGCAAAAGGTTGTCAAGAAATCAAGTGGAATTTTCAAGTTGGACCCAATTCTTGTGGATGGAATTATTCGGGTCGGAGGTCGCCTACGTAACTCTGAAATTGAGCCAGATGCCAAACATCCCGTTTTCCTTCCTAAAGATCACCACGTGTCCCATCTGATCATCCGTCATTATCATCGCGTTAGTGGCCACTCTGGTATTGAGCACACACTGTCTCTTATAAGACAGAAATATTGGATAACGCAAGGCAGAGCTTCCGTCCACCGCTTGCTGAGTTCCTGTTTCGATTGCCGTAAGAGACAAGCACCGCTTGGTCAGCAGAAAATGGCAAGCCTACCGCCAGATAGAGTGAACCCTTCAGAACCACCATTTAGCTACGTCGGCGTCGATTGTTTCGGTCCGCTGGAAGTTCATCTTGGAAGGAGCCTGGTAAAGCGATACGGTGTTCTCTTTACATGTCTGTCTATCCGTGCAATACACATTGAGGTCGTGCATAGCTTAGATACGGACTCTTTCATAAACGCGCTCAGGGGATTTATCGCTCGAAGAGGTCAACCTCTACAAATGAGATCAGACAATGGTGGAAATTTTGTAAGAGGAGAGAGAGAGCTACGCGAAGCAGTCGACGAATGGAACCAAATGAAGATCCACAGCTTCCTACTGAGTAACAACATCAAGTGGATCTTCAACCCACCAGCAGCATCCCACCACGGTGGGGTTTGGGAGCGCTATATCCGTACCACTAGGAAGGTGATGAAGGCCCTCCTGAAAGAACAACCCCTGAACGATGAAGGGCTGCTTACTCTGCTCGCTGAGGTGGAGTCGATCATTAATGGACGACCAATCACCAAGGTGTCCGATGATCCAAAGAACAGTAACGCCGTCACACCAAATCACCTGCTGCTGCTCCGGTCAGGAACTAGTCTACCTCCTGGACTGTTCGTTAAGGGATATAACTATTCTCGCCGTCGATGGCGACAGGTGCAGTACTTGGCGGATGTGTTCTGGAGACGGTGGCTTAGAGAATATCTCCCCGCACTACAAGAGAGACAGAAGTGGGGCGCTGCCAAGAGGAATTTCGCAGTTAACGATATCGTGCTTGTCTTCGACGACACTGTTCCTCGCAGCAGCTGGCCTCTAGGATGA
- the LOC138030492 gene encoding uncharacterized protein, with translation MEKEDSKVKSSMVSLEVSDLEDEVLVKLPTVFTRSKLPVSVDNAAAQEDIDRWPHLRGVEIPKIDAKVGLLIGCDAPEALAPKEIIPSCNGGPYATRTIFGWVINGPLGRSQCSVTRASHFIKTGVDLDEQFRDYCNMEFNDAIYRNKPAMSQEDKHALRIFTETAKLENGHYEVALPWKTDPPQLENNKIVAQRRLALLKKRLLGDKELCKKYCDCVDDLLQKGYAKRAPSHDVPGKTWYLPHHAVFHPAKPGKVRVVFDCSAKYRGSSLNDKLLQAPDLTNSLVGILMRFRQESVALMSDVEAMFHQVRVKPGDCSALRFLWWPNGDLDSEPEEHMMTVHLFGGVSSPSCANFALRKTAEDNKALFDPQIIHTVQRNFYVDDCLKSVNSDHDAINLVKDLTELLKTGGFRLTKWLSNSRQVMESIPESERAMSVKNLDFGHAPIERALGVQWCISSDTFGFSIAIKDRPATRRGILSVVSSVYDPLGFVAPFILPAKILLQDLCKKKLDWDEKISEEDLSRWKSWLKELPKLQGFSTGRCFKPSGFGEVASAQLHSPTPQKSLMELFLTSGWSTPMVMYIVRLSLANPDYPH, from the coding sequence ATGGAAAAGGAGGACAGCAAAGTCAAGAGTTCCATGGTTAGCCTCGAAGTCTCAGATCTCGAAGACGAAGTTCTCGTTAAGCTACCCACGGTCTTCACCAGATCGAAGCTCCCTGTCTCCGTCGACAACGCAGCTGCTCAAGAAGATATCGACCGCTGGCCGCACCTTAGAGGTGTAGAAATTCCGAAGATAGATGCAAAGGTTGGTCTGCTGATTGGCTGTGACGCCCCAGAGGCCTTAGCACCTAAAGAGATCATACCAAGCTGTAACGGCGGCCCTTACGCGACTCGAACCATATTTGGATGGGTCATAAATGGTCCCTTAGGGAGATCTCAGTGTTCCGTAACTCGCGCTTCTCATTTCATTAAGACCGGTGTAGACCTTGACGAACAGTTTCGCGATTACTGTAACATGGAGTTCAACGACGCTATCTATCGTAATAAACCAGCAATGTCACAAGAAGATAAGCACGCCTTACGCATTTTTACTGAAACGGCAAAGCTTGAGAACGGACATTATGAAGTCGCTTTGCCTTGGAAAACAGATCCTCCTCAGCTAGAAAACAACAAGATCGTCGCACAACGCCGGTTGGCGCTCCTGAAGAAACGCCTGTTAGGGGATAAAGAACTGTGCAAGAAATACTGCGACTGTGTAGATGACCTCCTCCAGAAGGGCTACGCTAAGAGGGCACCCAGCCATGATGTGCCTGGGAAGACATGGTACCTACCCCATCATGCAGTCTTTCATCCAGCCAAGCCAGGAAAGGTCAGAGTGGTCTTTGATTGCTCAGCCAAGTATCGTGGTAGTTCACTCAACGACAAGCTGTTACAGGCGCCGGACCTTACTAATTCTCTTGTCGGCATCCTCATGCGCTTCCGTCAAGAATCTGTTGCGCTTATGTCGGATGTAGAAGCTATGTTCCATCAGGTTCGAGTAAAACCTGGTGACTGCAGTGCCTTGCGCTTTCTTTGGTGGCCAAATGGGGACTTGGACTCAGAACCGGAAGAGCATATGATGACGGTGCACTTATTTGGGGGAGTCTCATCACCGAGCTGTGCAAACTTTGCCCTACGCAAGACTGCTGAAGATAACAAGGCACTCTTCGATCCACAGATTATCCATACCGTACAGCGTAACTTTTACGTCGATGATTGCTTGAAGTCGGTTAATTCAGATCATGATGCGATTAACCTTGTCAAAGATTTGACAGAGCTCTTAAAGACAGGTGGTTTCCGCCTTACCAAATGGCTTTCTAATTCTCGCCAAGTTATGGAGTCGATCCCGGAGTCTGAAAGAGCGATGTCTGTGAAGAACCTGGACTTCGGCCACGCCCCTATTGAGAGAGCACTCGGTGTGCAATGGTGTATATCTTCTGACACGTTCGGATTTAGTATTGCTATTAAAGACCGCCCAGCCACGCGTAGGGGCATACTGTCGGTGGTGAGTTCGGTCTACGACCCTCTCGGGTTTGTCGCCCCGTTCATCCTCCCTGCTAAAATTCTTCTCCAAGATCTTTGCAAGAAGAAGCTTGATTGGGACGAGAAGATTTCTGAAGAAGATCTCAGTCGCTGGAAGTCCTGGCTCAAAGAATTACCTAAGCTTCAGGGATTTTCGACTGGTCGATGTTTCAAACCCAGTGGATTCGGCGAAGTTGCTTCAGCTCAGCTACATTCTCCGACGCCTCAGAAGTCGCTTATGGAGCTGTTTCTTACCTCAGGCTGGTCAACGCCCATGGTGATGTACATTGTTCGTTTGTCACTGGCAAATCCAGATTATCCCCATTGA